The segment CGCGGCACTTGAACCATAGATCGCTACTTTTCTCAATAGGGGGGTAGATGATGTAGGCCTAGTCgttaattatattcttaGGGTTAGATGTTTCAAATTCGTATGGATCTTCTCtctgtgatgatgatatgcaGTCGTCCGATACGAAATAACCAGAGCGTATATCAACGTTTTATAAGGATCTTCTGGAATCTCTTTATGCGGAACAAAAGTTTATATACACATGCCACTCCAGACGTGATGACCCAGACAGTTTTTGAAACAAAAACCTGCAGATTCATATGAAGTAAAAAGCAAGGTGCTTTGAAGGTTCGCTTCAGGAAAAAGTCTGTTCCTGCAGAAGAACATTCGATGGGCAGGatagatagaaagaaagaacgaAGCAGATTGGAAATGGTTCAAGCTCACGTGAAGGGCGATACAATGTCCTCATTGAATCGTTGAATGTTATCTTATCGTTATCTCCGTACATACGCCCACGGAAATTCGGGTTCGGTATTTGCCGTTCTTTATTTTGATGCTTAGGGAAGTTTGAAGAAGTGACAAAcctttgaatttggaaaccTCAAGCTTTTTTCTGCCAAACAATTTACTACAACAAGATGTCTGTGGTAGCAGGTTTGAAAGGCGAAGCTTCGCAGCAAGCTCGATCGCTGGTAAGTAATCATAACTGTCACCCTGCAAGTGATTGCCACGTCGATGTCACAAAAGCTGTGATGCCAAGCCATGAGAGGGAATGTCCGATTGATATATCCATACTTACTTCTGATTTATAGTATCGTCAGTTGTTGAGACAAGGCGGTCAATTCGCAGCATACAATTTCCGAGAGTATGCGAAACGTAGGACAAGGGACTCATTCAGAGAACACAAGGACGTTCAAGATGAGAGGAAGGTCCAGGAGTTGATGCAGAAAGGATTGAAGGAGTTACAGAGCTTAAAGGTACGCCAAAAAGTGTAGCGGCAGAGAACTCTATATAATATTGGAAGGCTTCTTTTGGCATTGGAATCTCAAACGCATGGCGACTTTTAAAGGAGCATGCAGATATAAACTTGAGTGGGGGTTGAAGGTATACTGACAGTCTCCACAACAGAGGCAAACTGTTGTTAGTCAGTTCTTCCAACTGGATCGATTAGTAGTCGAAGGGGGAAAATCGGTGAGTACTCTCTGGAGGCCATTGCATAGAAGATATGTTGCTAACTTCCGATGTAGGGAAAGCAATCCGGGGAGAGAAATGATATAATGAGACAAAAAGACACAGGGTAAGAAGTCCTCCTAGTGCGGGGCCTAACATACAGCTCACATTACATAGATTGGACTGATATATCCGGGGTGGTTTTGGAACGTGGACCTAAGGAAATGCTATGAAATCAAGACGTTTGGGCCTGGTTAAATGTATCACTATACATGGAGTTCAATTGCACTTTGGTGTCTGTCCGGCGAGACATTCTTACACCAAGTAATTCAGGAAGCTCGCCCCTCAGCCAACAAAGTAGCACAAAAAGGTGCTTAAGCTGGTAcataaattatacaattgTTCCATCAATGCACACTGGTGTCCTAGACGCTTCGGGATTATTAGGGAGAGTTTGAAGCAGAAAGGGTACCTCTCTTGGTCTATGAACGTCAGCTTCCCGGCTTACCAAAGTCGCCGTCAAGAGTACGTTACATGGCAAGACTCCCTTGTGTCTAACTTTCAATTTGAGCTTGAGTGTAAAATAAAACAGTATCATCAGCTATAGATAAATCAAAGTTGTGTGCTTTTCAATGACCaatgattctttttcttacATGGCAAAGACGCTCAAGACCGTCTACGAAGCAGTGTTGTAGTTGATGATCACGTGATTACATGAATGTCTCTTGATTTGCATTGGGCGTCACGTCTCTCACTCAATCCCTCCGCACTTTCTACTTATCCATTAATATACTAGGTAATCGATGATCGCAAGTAAGTAGACTTGAGTGAAGCTATTTAACTTTCAATCGATTCGTTATCTTGACTGTGCGCTCAATTGCTAATATGCATTTTGCTAGAGATTCTGAAAGTCTGCGTGTAGCTCAGTGTACCCGTATCGAACGCGCAGCCCAGCGTCGCAAAATCCGTTCCAACAGCCTCTGAATGCGATCACAACGGCACGAAGTCTTATTATACGATTAGAGCGGACTAGCGTACAAGGGAATCAATACAAACCTCTAAAGATCAATGTGGATCGTTCAATTAAATCCTTACCTCAACTAAAGCATCATTGTTTGTGTCAAATACTGGGGATCCCAAGTCATTGATATCGTCAGTCGAGCTTGACACCTCGTTCCCTCCTTCTCATAAGTTTTCTACACAA is part of the Botrytis cinerea B05.10 chromosome 1, complete sequence genome and harbors:
- the Bcisd11 gene encoding Bcisd11, with the translated sequence MSVVAGLKGEASQQARSLYRQLLRQGGQFAAYNFREYAKRRTRDSFREHKDVQDERKVQELMQKGLKELQSLKRQTVVSQFFQLDRLVVEGGKSGKQSGERNDIMRQKDTGLD